One Triticum dicoccoides isolate Atlit2015 ecotype Zavitan chromosome 4B, WEW_v2.0, whole genome shotgun sequence genomic window carries:
- the LOC119295499 gene encoding uncharacterized protein LOC119295499 — MEMVGDYGKFVGQQSEGHSRGPEIQSKVPDPLSRHFRRKNEDKGEVPVIPTFEDESLEGSMQLERQEKMLWTIPVSAPPDEQLALLNAIEENRQEQNTVRSAALPAIIPEVVKDYDADASSNEDKGKEWLEDRGKPLLWDPGMVLETDDKETQQLLKDRANKSDILDGGGHETKDEMDGGKFPVSEEQVTVLGTQEIPCSLLLLEIESYMQVLNELKDARRCFYGEELDNSKQLRIKGVAGTKEVAALHTRLSEAKCKMDLLLRGDTEAASRVLKCARAHEVERKQLTGVGMEDSFLEKQVIGPLPCEAGMGGESGKQQQSQFLPCRPGIQSSDPHMIEWTKSNVKATDLTPTITKSENGDNGDVDVDDRLATTFDQHMIEQTKSDVEAADLIPAITKSDSSNDVDVDERLATTFRSDKLLLGAADLTPTITKSDSCNDIDVDERLATTFKQDKLLLEAADPVPTDTAYGNVDKMDSGKSIEQLDMEAMEMASEENDFALYAEARNKEWAHHGYFGDTTMLSSMQFAHLQPGTTKSYGVGFPPTLQIISVKLADIKGGLEWPLPVYGVVAVRDTMDHNRNLLFACDRNKCQIVEKDHPYLCLTGPSRAIVFEDGVILEIKLKLRGSTVSQDRALITCMRNYHAGKGTISFTNCFCTAELSLEVIQETVQATILGIRVKGGSWPSKYGGRVVCFAPVEVIDGQDISSPEEVVLLDSRRGAMPRASDGYLRLSRHVVSVEIRGSLEVVLQSYCASGDIVSETNVSLGKSSLHPIISMHVRRNVSLGTLR, encoded by the exons ATGGAGATGGTAGGGGACTACGGCAAGTTCGTGGGGCAGCAATCTGAAGGTCATTCTCGCGGCCCTGAGATCCAGAGTAAGGTTCCAGATCCTCTTTCTCGTCATTTTCGTAGGAAGAATGAGGACAAAGGCGAGGTTCCAGTTATCCCTACGTTCGAAGATGAGAGCTTGGAGGGGTCGATGCAACTGGAGAGACAGGAGAAAATGCTTTGGACTATACCCGTCAGCGCTCCACCTGATGAACAACTTGCTTTGTTGAATGCCATTGAAGAAAACAGACAGGAACAAAACACGGTCAGGTCTGCTGCGTTGCCAGCCATAATTCCTGAAGTGGTGAAAGACTATGATGCTGATGCTAGTAGTAATGAGGATAAGGGTAAGGAATGGTTGGAGGACAGAGGCAAACCCCTCTTGTGGGATCCGGGCATGGTTCTGGAGACTGATGATAAGGAGACCCAGCAGCTGCTCAAGGATAGGGCTAACAAGTCGGACATATTGGATGGTGGTGGTCATGAGACAAAGGATGAGATGGATGGTGGCAAATTTCCTGTCTCGGAGGAACAGGTCACGGTTCTGGGGACCCAGGAGATACCATGCTCTCTACTTCTTTTGGAGATCGAATCCTATATGCAGGTGCTTAACGAACTGAAGGATGCACGCAGATGCTTCTACGGTGAAGAGCTTGATAACTCCAAACAGCTGCGGATCAAAGGGGTGGCGGGTACCAAAGAGGTGGCAGCTTTGCATACCAGGCTAAGTGAAGCAAAATGTAAAATGGACCTTCTTCTGCGGGGGGACACAGAAGCTGCCAGCCGGGTACTCAAATGTGCTCGGGCGCATGAGGTAGAGCGAAAGCAGTTGACTGGGGTTGGGATGGAAGACAGTTTTTTGGAGAAGCAGGTGATTGGTCCATTGCCTTGTGAGGCTGGGATGGGAGGGGAATCCGGCAAGCAGCAGCAGTCTCAATTTCTTCCTTGCCGCCCTGGGATCCAGAGTAGTGATCCACACATGATCGAATGGACCAAATCCAACGTCAAAGCTACAGATCTCACTCCCACCATCACCAAAAGTGAAAATGGCGACAAtggtgatgttgatgttgatgatCGGCTTGCTACCACATTCGATCAGCATATGATCGAGCAGACCAAATCCGATGTCGAAGCAGCAGATCTCATTCCCGCCATCACCAAAAGTGACAGCAGCAACGATGTTGATGTTGATGAGCGGCTCGCTACCACATTCAGATCAGACAAGCTGTTACTTGGAGCTGCAGATCTCACTCCCACCATCACTAAAAGTGACAGCTGCAACGATATTGATGTTGATGAGCGGCTCGCTACCACATTCAAACAAGACAAGCTGTTACTTGAAGCTGCAGATCCTGTTCCCACCGACACAGCTTATGGTAATGTTGATAAGATGGACAGCGGCAAATCAATCGAGCAGTTAGACATGGAGGCCATGGAGATGGCCAGCGAGGAGAATGATTTCGCCCTGTACGCTGAGGCCCGGAACAAGGAATGGGCTCACCATGGTTACTTCGGAGACACGA CGATGTTGAGTTCCATGCAGTTTGCACACTTGCAACCTGGTACCACCAAGTCATACGGTGTTGGATTCCCGCCCACCCTGCAGATCATTTCAGTCAAACTCGCGGATATAAAAGGTGGATTGGAATGGCCATTGCCCGTGTACGGCGTGGTTGCTGTCCGGGACACCATGGATCACAATCGTAACCTTCTGTTTGCTTGTGACCGGAACAAGTGCCAGATAGTCGAGAAAGAT CATCCTTACTTGTGCTTGACCGGCCCCTCTCGTGCAATTGTGTTTGAAGATGGTGTTATCCTTGAAATCAAACTGAAACTAAGAGGCAGCACAGTGTCTCAAGATAGAGCATTGATCACTTGTATGCGAAATTACCACGCAGGAAAGGGTACCATCAGCTTTACAAACTGCTTCTGTACAGCTGAGTTAAGTTTGGAGGTGATTCAGGAAACAGTCCAGGCCACGATCTTGGGTATCCGTGTCAAAGGGGGATCATGGCCTTCCAAATATGGAGGTAGAGTTGTTTGCTTCGCACCAGTCGAGGTCATTGATGGTCAAGACATTTCCAGTCCTGAGGAAGTGGTGCTGCTTGATTCCCGTCGTGGAGCAATGCCTAGGGCTTCAGATGGTTACCTTCGTCTCTCAAGGCATGTTGTTTCTGTAGAAATTCGAGGCAGCCTGGAAGTCGTCTTGCAGAGTTACTGTGCATCTGGTGATATCGTTTCAGAAACTAATGTAAGCTTGGGGAAGTCGTCTTTGCACCCGATTATTTCAATGCATGTCAGAAGAAATGTAAGCTTGGGGACGCTGAGGTAG